The following proteins are encoded in a genomic region of bacterium:
- a CDS encoding MATE family efflux transporter, whose amino-acid sequence MKRLLALSGQITGDAPLAPLTARLAWPAIGMMYLVSAFNVIDTEFAGRLGATALAALSTGNYVFWAIVGLSNLVAVGTAAVVARRAGEHDIVSAERAAYQGVVLSVALSVIAGALVYMLAPWIYRAVMAASPEVTHEGLPYLRLTLVATPSIFLMITTSQIYQALGDTKKPMWFMVVAVAITFVLDYLLIPGNLGAPALGIRGAGVALLVSRTAFAIVALAILVSPRWPSFILRPHGRFRPDLGLYSRILGIGVPTAVEATLFPVVYMLLTRFTTLHGTAEVAALRVGHTTEGFVFFAGLGMGLVMRPLVGQNLGAGHPGRAARAPWVGTALLALPVTLYSAMLILVPEVVAAVFVDDGEVIAAAARYLRIIGWSQVFMMTELVFVGAFAGAGETLVPMLIILPLTLARFPLAVLTERLNLGIEALWWVLSGTSILKGIAIVIAFQTGVWKKRVV is encoded by the coding sequence ATGAAACGCCTTCTCGCCCTGTCCGGCCAGATCACCGGCGATGCGCCGCTCGCGCCCCTGACCGCGCGGCTGGCGTGGCCGGCGATCGGCATGATGTATCTCGTCTCGGCGTTCAACGTCATCGACACGGAATTCGCGGGACGGCTCGGCGCGACGGCCCTGGCCGCGCTTTCGACGGGCAATTACGTCTTTTGGGCGATTGTCGGGCTGTCGAACCTGGTCGCGGTCGGCACCGCCGCGGTGGTCGCGCGGCGCGCGGGCGAACACGACATCGTATCGGCGGAGCGCGCCGCGTATCAGGGCGTCGTGCTGTCCGTCGCCTTGTCCGTTATCGCTGGCGCGCTGGTCTATATGCTCGCGCCCTGGATCTACCGCGCCGTCATGGCGGCGAGCCCCGAGGTCACGCACGAGGGCTTGCCGTACCTGCGCCTGACGCTCGTCGCCACGCCGTCGATCTTCCTCATGATCACCACGAGCCAGATCTACCAGGCGCTCGGTGATACGAAAAAGCCGATGTGGTTCATGGTCGTCGCCGTCGCGATCACCTTCGTGCTCGATTACCTGCTCATCCCCGGCAACCTCGGCGCGCCGGCGCTCGGCATTCGCGGCGCGGGCGTCGCGCTTCTCGTCTCGCGGACGGCGTTTGCGATCGTCGCGCTGGCGATCCTCGTCTCCCCGCGCTGGCCGTCGTTCATCCTGCGCCCGCACGGAAGGTTTCGGCCGGACCTGGGCCTGTATTCGCGCATCCTCGGCATCGGCGTGCCGACCGCCGTGGAGGCGACGCTGTTTCCCGTCGTGTACATGCTGCTGACGCGCTTCACGACGCTGCACGGCACCGCGGAGGTGGCCGCGCTGCGCGTGGGGCATACGACGGAGGGCTTCGTCTTTTTCGCGGGTCTCGGCATGGGCCTTGTGATGCGCCCGCTGGTCGGCCAGAATCTCGGCGCGGGCCATCCCGGCCGCGCCGCGCGCGCCCCGTGGGTCGGTACCGCGCTGCTCGCGCTGCCGGTCACGCTTTACTCCGCGATGCTCATCCTCGTGCCGGAGGTCGTCGCCGCGGTCTTCGTGGACGACGGCGAGGTCATCGCCGCGGCCGCGCGTTATCTGCGCATCATCGGCTGGAGCCAGGTTTTCATGATGACGGAGCTCGTGTTCGTCGGCGCGTTCGCCGGCGCGGGCGAAACGCTCGTGCCGATGCTCATCATCCTGCCGCTCACGCTCGCGCGATTTCCGCTCGCCGTGCTGACCGAGCGCCTGAATCTCGGCATCGAGGCGCTCTGGTGGGTGCTCTCGGGCACAAGCATCCTCAAGGGCATCGCCATCGTGATCGCGTTTCAGACCGGCGTCTGGAAAAAGCGCGTCGTTTAA
- a CDS encoding DnaJ domain-containing protein: MGTDYPVTYIGDLEEYPLGEVMYSLAIRRETGALIVTHDRVAKRIFFASGRVILVETSLACENPLRELAHARGVALESLARAAGRKPHDLPRFVVETGLVSEGDLPALLEKAYTDRVVEAFRWREGEYLFGFEETPPETLASYKVDLDVARLVEQGIRRGSAMFHLKTWARIAQDEIYRLASSLAEATRRFAMDEPERRFLAMIDGRRSVMDLLYGTELEFDRAARLLCLLRTLDEVVLIEPEPAPAARTAAPDDIPAPARELDALLRRDAPGLLDRRPFELLQVNRLHFSEDDVRRGYYALAQKYHKADLVEALPPESRELARHLFDRASKTFEALVRWVKARAAGRHQQIEKEIGELLANDERFLRAELCYLAGSQRRAAGDHRGALDEFQKANHIFDGSCEYRTRQADAELAANAADVRAVRGVLASLQRAISFDRFFPYAHAGVARCYDRLGQFAEAAAAAERAFDLEPDRADLRDLVVRAGYRLRAHEAEQHAVTASERERLQALTKFVEDKQEQDLYGILGVTREASKLDVRRAYFALAKDFHPDTLGHLKTHPVAERAFVLINDAYDILSSDTRRRQYDRGLRAASTHKQVEQMERKKQIHRQIDRARSLVQQGQYDAAVRLLQPIAVDFPDARDVRAWLVFAEFHREAEADGQARWRAEERLQTLAGEDPADDLPPYLLARIALRYDDTRKAVTQLKKAVEINPNNIEASRELRLLAQRQHAAPKKPAPEDDDKKGLLGGIFKKK, translated from the coding sequence ATGGGTACCGACTATCCCGTTACCTACATCGGCGACCTGGAGGAATACCCGCTTGGCGAGGTGATGTATTCCCTCGCCATCCGGCGCGAGACGGGTGCGCTCATCGTCACGCACGACCGCGTGGCCAAGCGCATCTTCTTCGCGTCGGGGCGTGTGATTCTGGTCGAGACGAGCCTCGCCTGTGAAAATCCGCTGCGCGAGCTGGCGCACGCGCGCGGCGTGGCGCTCGAGTCGCTGGCGCGCGCCGCCGGCCGCAAGCCACACGATCTGCCGCGATTCGTCGTCGAGACCGGCCTGGTATCCGAGGGCGATCTGCCCGCCCTGCTCGAGAAGGCCTACACCGATCGCGTCGTCGAGGCGTTCCGCTGGCGCGAGGGAGAATATCTCTTCGGGTTCGAGGAGACGCCGCCGGAAACGCTCGCGTCGTATAAGGTCGATCTCGATGTCGCGCGGCTCGTGGAGCAAGGCATCCGCCGGGGCAGCGCGATGTTTCATCTGAAGACCTGGGCGCGCATCGCGCAGGACGAGATCTACCGGCTCGCCTCGTCGCTTGCCGAGGCCACGCGCCGGTTCGCGATGGACGAGCCCGAGCGGCGCTTTCTGGCGATGATCGACGGCCGCCGCTCCGTGATGGACCTGCTCTACGGCACGGAACTGGAATTCGATCGCGCGGCGCGCTTGCTGTGCCTGTTACGCACGCTCGACGAGGTTGTCCTGATCGAGCCGGAACCCGCGCCGGCCGCGCGGACGGCCGCACCCGATGACATCCCCGCGCCGGCTCGCGAGCTGGACGCACTCCTGCGGCGCGACGCGCCGGGCCTGTTGGATCGCCGGCCGTTCGAGCTTCTGCAGGTCAATCGCCTGCATTTTTCCGAGGATGACGTGCGCCGCGGTTATTACGCACTCGCGCAGAAATATCACAAAGCGGATCTCGTCGAAGCCCTGCCGCCCGAATCGCGCGAGCTGGCGCGACACCTGTTCGATCGCGCGAGCAAGACCTTCGAGGCGCTGGTGCGTTGGGTCAAGGCGCGCGCCGCCGGCCGGCATCAGCAGATCGAAAAGGAGATCGGCGAGCTGCTCGCGAACGACGAACGATTCCTGCGCGCCGAGCTGTGTTACCTCGCCGGCAGCCAGCGCCGCGCGGCGGGCGACCATCGCGGGGCGCTCGACGAGTTTCAAAAGGCCAACCACATCTTCGACGGATCGTGCGAGTACCGCACGCGCCAGGCCGATGCCGAACTGGCGGCGAACGCGGCCGACGTGCGCGCCGTGCGCGGCGTGCTCGCCTCGCTGCAACGGGCCATTTCGTTCGACCGCTTTTTCCCGTACGCGCACGCGGGAGTCGCGCGCTGCTACGATCGGCTGGGCCAATTCGCGGAAGCCGCCGCGGCCGCGGAACGCGCGTTCGACCTCGAACCCGATCGCGCCGACCTGCGCGACCTGGTCGTTCGGGCGGGATACCGCCTGCGCGCGCACGAGGCCGAGCAACACGCCGTCACCGCGTCCGAACGCGAGCGACTGCAGGCGCTCACGAAGTTTGTCGAAGACAAGCAGGAGCAGGATCTGTACGGCATTCTCGGCGTGACGCGCGAGGCCAGCAAACTCGACGTGCGCCGCGCGTATTTCGCGCTGGCCAAGGATTTTCATCCGGACACGCTCGGCCACCTGAAGACGCACCCCGTCGCCGAGCGCGCGTTCGTGCTGATCAACGACGCGTACGACATCCTGTCCTCCGACACGCGGCGCCGGCAGTACGATCGCGGATTGCGCGCGGCCAGCACGCATAAGCAGGTCGAGCAGATGGAGCGCAAAAAGCAGATCCACCGGCAGATCGACCGGGCGCGCTCGCTCGTCCAGCAGGGGCAATACGACGCCGCCGTGCGTTTGTTGCAGCCGATCGCGGTCGACTTTCCTGACGCCCGCGACGTGCGCGCCTGGCTAGTTTTCGCCGAGTTCCATCGCGAGGCAGAGGCCGACGGCCAGGCTCGCTGGCGCGCGGAGGAGCGATTGCAGACGCTCGCCGGGGAAGATCCGGCCGACGATCTGCCGCCGTACCTGCTCGCGCGCATCGCCCTGCGTTACGACGATACGCGAAAAGCCGTGACGCAGTTGAAAAAAGCCGTGGAGATTAATCCGAACAACATCGAGGCCAGCCGCGAGCTGCGCCTTTTGGCGCAGCGCCAGCACGCCGCGCCCAAAAAACCGGCGCCCGAGGACGACGACAAAAAAGGCCTCCTTGGCGGGATTTTCAAGAAGAAGTAG
- a CDS encoding outer membrane protein transport protein translates to MNRAPHRYLVVTVLAAAAAYLALAPAARADVLFSYGYNARGIAMGGAAAAQSKDFGVAYYNPAGGVLLRHPALGVGFLKTGNWLETMYADDAPLLSTEGIIAGVVLPFPFGGVLEDRIAFGFAGLLPRGTFLDLDVPSADEAQYVLLRNSGKQATLSPSLSVRLHDSIAIGGGAQLFSNTLGSTTAVVDANGNTEAYTGQEVSTSFAPSYGVMLRPGELAPALRPVSLGFVYREAFFTKYRIPVSSFIGTTPIRLVFNATSLYTPRQWTGGIAFNSDAYGVVWEFDVSYNEWRKFPDPSLFVDAQFVVPLINVEFLDGKEIDPNFHDTITLRTGGELNIFTHKYVGMLMQTGYFYDPSPVPAQTGVTNFLDSDRHVVSLGAGWEWYRLPDYDFGGPFTLQLTGQLHYLRPRVFHKNTNVDAENPGYPKIGLSGTIWAVAVDLSFEFDFELDENGEGGS, encoded by the coding sequence GTGAACCGGGCTCCGCACCGCTACCTTGTCGTCACCGTCCTTGCGGCGGCGGCGGCGTATCTGGCCCTTGCGCCCGCGGCGCGGGCCGACGTGCTTTTCAGCTACGGCTACAACGCGCGCGGCATCGCCATGGGCGGCGCGGCCGCGGCGCAGAGCAAGGATTTCGGCGTCGCGTATTACAACCCGGCCGGCGGCGTGCTGCTTCGCCACCCGGCGCTCGGCGTCGGATTCCTCAAGACGGGCAACTGGCTCGAGACAATGTACGCGGACGACGCGCCGCTGCTCTCGACCGAGGGCATCATCGCGGGCGTCGTGCTGCCGTTTCCCTTTGGCGGCGTTCTCGAGGACCGCATCGCGTTCGGATTCGCGGGCCTTCTTCCGCGCGGCACCTTCCTGGATCTTGACGTCCCCAGCGCCGACGAGGCGCAATACGTGCTTCTGCGCAATTCCGGCAAGCAGGCGACGCTTTCGCCGAGCCTTTCCGTGCGCCTGCACGATTCGATCGCCATCGGCGGCGGCGCGCAACTTTTTTCAAACACGCTCGGCTCGACGACCGCCGTCGTGGACGCCAACGGCAATACCGAGGCCTACACCGGGCAGGAGGTCTCCACGAGCTTCGCGCCGAGCTACGGCGTTATGCTGCGCCCGGGCGAGCTGGCCCCCGCGCTGCGGCCGGTCTCGCTCGGGTTCGTGTATCGCGAGGCGTTTTTCACCAAGTACCGCATCCCGGTTTCGAGCTTCATCGGCACGACGCCGATTCGCCTGGTTTTCAACGCCACGAGCCTCTACACGCCGCGCCAGTGGACCGGCGGCATCGCGTTCAACTCCGACGCGTACGGCGTCGTCTGGGAATTCGACGTCTCCTACAACGAGTGGCGCAAGTTCCCGGATCCGAGCCTGTTCGTCGACGCACAGTTCGTCGTTCCGCTCATCAACGTGGAGTTTCTGGACGGCAAGGAGATCGACCCGAATTTCCACGACACGATCACGCTGCGCACCGGTGGCGAGCTCAACATCTTCACGCACAAATACGTCGGCATGCTGATGCAGACGGGGTATTTTTACGACCCCTCGCCCGTGCCCGCGCAAACCGGCGTCACCAACTTTCTGGATTCCGACCGGCACGTCGTCTCGCTCGGCGCCGGGTGGGAGTGGTATCGCCTTCCGGACTACGACTTCGGCGGGCCGTTCACCCTGCAACTCACGGGGCAGCTCCACTACTTGCGCCCGCGCGTGTTCCACAAGAACACGAACGTCGACGCCGAAAATCCCGGATACCCGAAGATCGGCCTTTCGGGCACGATCTGGGCCGTCGCGGTCGATCTGTCCTTCGAGTTCGACTTCGAGCTCGACGAGAACGGGGAGGGCGGATCGTGA
- a CDS encoding outer membrane protein transport protein gives MTRRLLALTLFAIVALAARNAAASPFDTFGTGARAVAMGGAYSAVGGDSAAMYYNLGSLTRARAFQIELGYHRAEMEMTINDRQTDIDPDRGVSFGLIVGKNFFGRRWRIGALVFTPDDHFLRLIMPPRYASTFIRYNNDNHIQGMIIGMAYEVTKWWSIGAGATFVSGNSGGVDFFLSDDTPAEGDLRSKVGSDVVPVAGMLFTPHEKWRIGVSFREEQNMELVLKNTIHMEQLEVLPRSGVVVFHDGRLLLTITSHTHFSPRQYQGGVSFEPNDRLVFAVDATYYEWSNMKSNVSFSQSEMQGDFGVVFPTTPEEKPDDPGLHDVVGLALGAEGTAVRTGKFELDLRGGYNLRPTPVPNQNGVTNNIDSTTHVLSAGIGFTFMNFSEVFPAPISFDIYDQYHQMEQRTMKKDDPTNVVGDYRVKGRANNIGAQFTLRF, from the coding sequence GTGACGCGCCGCCTTCTCGCCCTGACGTTGTTCGCAATCGTCGCGCTCGCCGCGCGAAACGCCGCCGCGTCCCCGTTTGACACCTTCGGCACCGGCGCGCGCGCCGTGGCGATGGGAGGCGCGTATTCCGCGGTCGGCGGCGACTCCGCCGCGATGTATTACAACCTCGGTTCGCTCACGCGCGCGCGCGCGTTCCAGATCGAGCTCGGTTATCACCGCGCCGAGATGGAGATGACCATCAACGATCGGCAGACCGACATCGACCCGGATCGCGGCGTCAGCTTCGGCCTGATCGTCGGCAAGAATTTCTTCGGACGTCGCTGGCGTATCGGCGCGCTCGTGTTCACGCCCGACGATCACTTCCTGCGTCTCATCATGCCGCCGCGCTACGCGTCCACGTTCATCCGCTACAACAACGATAACCACATCCAGGGCATGATCATCGGCATGGCCTACGAGGTCACGAAGTGGTGGTCGATCGGCGCCGGCGCGACGTTCGTCTCCGGCAATTCCGGCGGCGTCGATTTCTTCCTGTCCGACGACACGCCCGCGGAGGGCGATCTGCGCAGCAAGGTCGGCTCGGACGTCGTGCCCGTGGCGGGCATGCTGTTCACGCCGCACGAGAAATGGCGCATCGGCGTCTCGTTCCGGGAAGAGCAGAACATGGAGCTGGTGCTGAAAAACACGATCCACATGGAGCAGCTCGAGGTGCTGCCGCGCTCGGGCGTCGTCGTGTTCCACGACGGCCGCCTGCTTCTGACCATCACCAGTCACACGCACTTCTCGCCGCGCCAATACCAGGGCGGCGTGTCGTTCGAGCCGAACGATCGGCTGGTGTTCGCCGTGGACGCGACCTACTACGAGTGGTCGAACATGAAAAGCAACGTCAGCTTTTCGCAGTCGGAAATGCAGGGCGATTTCGGCGTCGTGTTCCCGACCACGCCCGAGGAAAAGCCCGACGATCCCGGCTTGCACGATGTTGTCGGCCTCGCGCTTGGCGCGGAAGGCACGGCGGTGCGAACCGGCAAGTTCGAGCTCGACCTGCGCGGCGGGTACAATCTGCGGCCGACGCCGGTGCCGAACCAGAACGGCGTGACCAACAATATCGACAGCACGACGCACGTCCTGTCCGCGGGCATCGGCTTCACGTTCATGAATTTTTCGGAGGTCTTCCCCGCGCCGATCAGTTTCGATATCTACGACCAGTATCATCAAATGGAACAGCGGACGATGAAAAAAGACGATCCCACAAACGTCGTCGGCGACTACCGCGTCAAAGGCCGCGCCAACAACATCGGCGCGCAGTTCACGCTGAGGTTCTGA